In one window of Meleagris gallopavo isolate NT-WF06-2002-E0010 breed Aviagen turkey brand Nicholas breeding stock chromosome 4, Turkey_5.1, whole genome shotgun sequence DNA:
- the LOC104910674 gene encoding electrogenic sodium bicarbonate cotransporter 1-like has product MSDGTDGLEKQLNGFGEKGKERSRTSLVISQAVNRSIFTSAVSPAAERVRFILGEEDDSPAPPQLFTELDELLAVDGQEMEWKETARWIKFEEKVEQGGERWSKPHVATLSLHSLFELRTCIEKGSIMLDMEASSLPQVVEMIVDNQIETGLLKADMKDKVTYTLLRKHRHQTKKSNLRSLADIGKTVSSASRMFSNPDNGNAEANWL; this is encoded by the exons ATGTCAGACGGAACAGACGGCTTGGAGAAACAACTGAATGGCTTtggggagaaggggaaggagaggagccGCACGTCCCTGGTCATCTCTCAGGCTGTTAACCGCAGTATTTTCACCTCTGCAGTCTCCCCTGCTGCTGAACGTGTCCGCTTCATTCTGGGAGAGGAAGATGACAGCCCAGCACCCCCGCAGCTTTTCACAGAGCTGGATGAGCTTCTGGCTGTTGATGGACAAGAAATGGAATGGAAGGAGACTGCAAG GTGGATAAAGTTCGAGGAGAAGGTAGAACAAGGTGGGGAACGATGGAGTAAACCTCACGTGGCCACATTATCCCTGCACAGCTTGTTTGAGTTAAGGACGTGCATAGAGAAAGGCTCAATAATGCTGGATATGGAGgcctcttctcttcctcaggTGGTGG AAATGATTGTCGACAATCAGATTGAGACAGGGCTCTTGAAGGCAGACATGAAGGACAAAGTCACCTACACGCTGCTCAGGAAGCACCGGCACCAGACCAAGAAGTCCAACCTGCGCTCTCTGGCAGACATTGGAAAGACCGTCTCCAGTGCAAGTAGGATGTTTTCCAACCCCGATAATGGTAATGCAGAGGCTAACTGGCTATAG